The Eleginops maclovinus isolate JMC-PN-2008 ecotype Puerto Natales chromosome 10, JC_Emac_rtc_rv5, whole genome shotgun sequence nucleotide sequence TAagctatttcatatttttatttagctatttatttattttttattccttaTTTATCCTCCTGAaactttttccaaatgttttgctttcaaCACAAGTATTtctcctgcctgtcttctttTCTCCTAATTGTTCAACTTCACTTCTCTCTGTCATTTTATCTCACTGACTCCAACCCAATATTATCCTTCGATAATCAAGTCAGAGAGGTACATCTCTACACAGGTATTTATACAACAGTGGATTTAATGAGCATATTGATGAAATATTGCTGCTCTTATATTCTCCATTATGCTaatttcttccttccttcctccttcatGTTGAAGATAATCACAGAAGAGGGATGTATCTGCAGATGACCCCGGATGGGAGAGTGTCAGGAAGTGATGCTCAGACTCTTCACAGTAAGTATTTGGGAGATAGCTCAGAAAGAGAGCATGTTAAGGGAGGATATTTACATCCTCATGGGATAGTTTGAGGTCCAGAAAAGTCATGTGTatttatgtctttgtgtttcaggtgtgcTAGAGCTGAAATCAGTTAAAACAGGTGAAGTTGTCATCAAGGGACAGTCCtcatctctgtttctctgcatgGACATTGGAGGTCATTTGAGGGGGCAGGTAAGCAAACAAACTATTTCCCCCCACAACTCCACGGTTTTTGTAGTTGAATGATGGTTAATATCTGTTGTCTGTTTCAGGGGCTCTACTCAGAGGAtgactgcagcttcagagaacTGCTGCTGGCTGATGGATACACTCGTCTAATTTCCTCACACCATGGATTTCCTGTGTCTCTTGCACCAAGACATTCCCCAGATCGTCGCACAGTCTTCACTCGATTCCTACCCCTTAGGAATACTTTGGCACGGGAGAGTGTGCCTGAACAGACACCAGACAATGAGAGGAACTTCAACGTGGACTCTGAGGATCTTTTTGGAATGGGTCTGAATGCTATGGTCAGTCCTCAGTTCTCATTGGACCGTTAATAGCTTTATAgtcttaaaatgtgttatttattgacCGGggactttaatttatttatttaatgagtAGCTTTTGCTCCTCAAACTGTTTCTAAGGGTAGTattatgtaatttatttattatttattgtgtgtgtggtttatttCTGATATATTTAAAGACCTAATAATAAATTATCTGATTGTACTGTTTGGATGTTGagtacatttctctgtttttgtacCACGCATGTCTATGTATCAGTTGAGAGAGAAATtctgaatgaaaataaacatgatgCAAGTTTCTATTGTTTGTCTGAGTCTGACATGCGTCTGGAAttcaatgaaacatttaaacaaaccatGGAAGAAACTATATACAAAATGAGGAAGAACTTATTTTGACCGATGATCACAGCTCTCATGGTGCAGGAGAAGAGGTGGGCTGAATACTTTGAAAGCTGGAGCGCTCTCTGCTGGACAAATATGCTGCAAAGGGGGCTACTTAACCAACTCTTTGTTTTCAATACATGAATCTATAAAACCCTTTCTCAAATGACAtattatgcatttaaataatgacatttccCTACAATGTACAGTACTGTGAACTTGTTACAGACATAAGACATTTAGGTCATTAGTTGGATCCAAATCTGATGCTTTGGTTGAGGAAAATAGCACTTTGTCTTGTTACACTAACGGAAGTAACGTAAAATATAGCACATAAGCGAAGACGATTACACTTCGCCATGTTGCATTAGTGCACATACCTTCCATGAGATGTTGTGGAAAGTGTCATGTGATCCAGTGACACTGAGAACAATGGAGCTACTGCTTATACCAGCTTAGAGGTGGTGGAAAAGGTTGCATGTGCAAAGTGAATCTGGCAGACCTCTGTTACTAAAATACTTAGATGCATTACACTAAGGAGTGAAGTATTAATTGTAATTGTCTAGTTTGCTGCTATAATCAACAAGGCTGATATTATTATGATGCACCAGTATGTCTCTAAATAAATACTCAATACAACGGACAACAATTAATAACAATGCCACTTTTaagaaaattaataaaatataatctttattaaaaacactgagTGCATAGTTAAGCAGTTAAACACAGAAGGTTTTATAGCAATCAAAACCTTCCTCTTTAACACAAATAGGTAACACTCTGTCGTTATGGGTAATGCAGAAGTGTTGTATTACAAGATGATAAAGGTCGCTACAGGTCAGCTAAACCAGAACTTTAATAAAGTTCACTATCATTTCTTACAGAAGAATGTTGAGAATGTGGGTTTGGTTTTACGAGAGATCTCAATCTGTCTGCAGCGACAGCTCTGCTGACGTTTGGTTTAGTTTTGATGAGACGTTACATCTATATTGCCAATAATCTAACTGCTTCCACTTCAAACTTTAAGCCAAAAAGTGACAGGGCTAAGACATCATAGTTTCAAGGCACATAACAGACATTCAGAAAGTCATTGTAAAACTCAAGCTGatagcataaataaataacagcttATATTATTTGCGTATCAAGACCCTGAGAAGATAAAACTCACTCTCTGTTTCTTGCTTTTTTAAAGCTACATTATACAAAAATTGCTTTTCAGCAGCATTTGGCTGGCTAGTGCTGTAATAAATACCTGTAAATGAAAAGTACAGTCAATAAAAAGCGTCTTATTTGTATGGTGTAACTTACCAGTaaccttttttcaaatttcattcATTGCttttcattcttcttcttcattcaTCTGTCATTTTTCATACTGTCAAATAGTACAAAATAACACTCACCATCACTAAACTTGAGTAACCAGTGGTTCCCTCAGATATGTGTTTCCTCCACTGAACTCCGTGGTCTGCCCTGCACACAGTCCAGCCAGCAGAGTCCCGTTCAAAGGGTTGCAGATGCCTTCAATGGCATAATAATCTCCCTCTGGATCTCCATCTCCGTCATCTGTTTCCTCCCCTTCTGGCCCCTCGTCGTCCCACAGATTCGAATTGATGTGGGTGTACTCGGATTGATCCACACATTCAGTCTCCCGGTGGTAGAAGTAGCTAAAGTTGGAGACAATGACGGGGACTGGCAGCGAGATGGTGAGCACACCGGCAATGGCGCACATTGAGCCCACCAGCTTACCCCAAACTGTCGTTGGGTACATGTCACCATAGCCCACTGTGGTCATGGTGACAACCGCCCACCAGAAGGCATGTGGTATACTAATAAAGTCTGTGTTGTTATGGTCAGCCTCTGCAAAGTAGATGGCGCTGGAGAAGATGATGACGCCAATAAACAGGAAGAAGATGAGCAGGCCCAGCTCTCGCATGCTAGCCCTCAGTGTCTGACCGAGGATCTGAAGGCCCTTCGAGTGACGAGACAACTTGAAGATCCTGAACACCCTCACCAACCGGATGACTCTGATGATGGCAAGAGATGTGGCTGGAGAGGCTTCATTGTCCTTGGCCAGCTCCGTACCCAGAGTGACAAAATAGGGCAGGATGGCACTGAAATCAATGATGTTCATGACGTCCTTGAAGAAGTGCATCTTGCTGGGAGAGCAAGTGAATCTCATGAGGAGCTCAAAGGAGAACCAGCATATGCATATGGTCTCCACCAGGAAGAAGGGGTCCTGGAAAACACTCTGTGGAAGAGGCATGTGCTCAGATACATTCTTTGCCTGGGAGTGGTACCTGTAAAAATATTCCTGGAGTAAAAGAAGACAGGAAGGACATAAAATATACTTGTAAACCGTAGCAGAAGGATCACTTCTACAAGACTAAATATACACAATTGGCATTAGTCCACAAACAAGTGCAATTTTAACACCCCTTAAGGGATACgtttaataataattgtgaaaaatgtccatgaATAAGTAATAAGATGAGAAGTCGCTAAAGAAGTATCATTATTGACATAAAGTGTGTTAGCGTAGAATTCTTAAATGAAGTGTTTCCATGTCCACAATCAGTATTTGCTAGTTTATATATCGTTTAGGCCAGAGGAATGATGGGATTAACAATACTGGGAATATTCAGTGTGCAACATAACCCCAAAAGTAACCTGGAAGCTAGAAAGAATTGTTCCCGTATGTGCTGGGCAAGTATTCTCATTAGGCAAGACGGGTGCCATCTTAGGGGTATCCAGTTCTATAATTTATCCGTGTTCCATCCGTGTTCCAAAAGTCCtccaaagaaaagaaacatattGCCTGACATGTCAAagtatttcttcattttacaaaCTGCTACTCAGCAAGGCCTTGTGTTTCATGGTAATCTAATAAATGACATAGACTGTTCAGTATGTTGTCCAACATCTGATTGGTTCTCACTTTTGACACCATCATAAAAGCGTCTGACATCTGCGGCTTTACATTTCAACCATAGCTTCATTTATCTCTGTCAGTCCACCTGTCTTACCGTCATCCGTGTCTGTTATTAGAATCACATTCAAACATTGGAGAGTGGCTGTCTAAAAAATCTTACACTTGACATCAAGTTAAAAGTGTGAAAGCGGATGAGACGGATATAAGGGGATCAGTTTAGTATGCCGTAATGGGCTGTAAATACATCTCAGCATTGTTTgaataaacatacagtattccTTTTGACTTTCTGTGGTAGTGTTTATTACTAAAGGTGGACATCTATGTGTTGATCTGTTCAAAGGGCTCTCCTAAGACTAAATATAACCCCGTGAGATCTCCGAAGAGAAACATGAGAACTTCTCCTCTCCCATCTCCACCTTGGTTGCTATCCTGTCTCGCTGGCTTCCACAGCCATGCAACGTTGCCAACGCAGTTCAGTGGGTCTGCAGCTGACTTGGACTGGAGTAAGTTACAGTAGTTTCCTGGCAGGCTCTTGTGCAAAGGCAACCTGGCCTAGCACCGCAGTCCTGGAAGAATGTGTTAACATGACCCAACGTATGCCTCGCCGCCTGTGAGACCTTTTAGTCTCCAGTTCTAAGCCACGAGAAGGCTTTGGCTCACCTTTGCCCATGTGCTCAGTCACTTGTGTGACCTTTTATTAACACACCTAACAGTCTAGTcaccctctcttttctttccctccttttaTTTGTACTCCATGCATCATGGGTTACTGCCTGTACCCTTTAGCGCTTCCTGAATCGGAGTGTATCAAATTTAACAGCCGTCTAAAATAATCACACATAAGCTTCCCTtactcaccctctctctctctctctctctggtttgTGTCCAGACATATTAGAAAATAGTTCTTCACATGTCAGTATTTTTCCTCTTAGCACACTGTAGTACtcacaagtgtgtgtttacctaAAGACCTACTTCCTGTGATATCATGTTTCAGCCTGACCCAAGCTGTTCACACTTCCCATTCAAGACATAATCCCAGGTGGTTTGATTTGGGCTTCTTCTTTTACACCTTTGGGAGGTGTCAATGAAATAATTGGTGATTATAAAACCATGAGAACACAGTTTAAAAACGTTTGAATGGTAGAGAGAGCGTCTTTTTAAATGACTACCAACAATATATTCTCTCATGTCTAACTCTTTATTGTTGACAACTCCAATCTAAGGTCAGATGTTacaatttaatttgatttaattggCCGTGTCCTCTCTTAATACACACtcctatttctttttaaactgcagctgtCCCCTACTTAAATGATCTCAGGGTAACTAAATCATTTATTCAATGAAAGATACTTACGACCGTCCGTACTCATTAAGCCATTACCAAACAAAGTAATTTCCTAAACCCTAAAAACTTCCCAACCTTCCCTCTTTGACACCGCTTTATACCATCCTTCCTCccaaacatacacactgatCGCACTACCTACCTCCCGTGACTCCTTCTCATTCCTGAAGTCGGGCAGTGTCTCCAGACAGAAGATGAGGATGGACACCACGATGACCATGACACTGATGATGGCTATGATACGTGCGCCCGATGAGGATTCGGGGTGCTCAAACAGCATCCACAGTCTTTTCTGGATTTCGTTGGTCGGCAATGGGGTCGCTTCATCTTTTGGAAAACCTTCGTCCTCCTTGAAGCGGTTCATGATGTCGTCTCCCAGCTCATAGAACATCAGCTCATCCATAAAGATGTCCAGGGGTATGTTCGCTGGCCTTCGAAGCCTTCCACCTGACTGGTAAAAGTACAGAATGGCATCAAAGCAGGCGCGGTTTCTGTCCAGGAAAAGCTCGTTTCGAAGCGGGTCAAAGTATCGTGACCTGCGCCTGGGGTCACCGAGCAAGGTGTCTGGGAATTGGGCTAAGGTGCGAAGCTGAGTTTCATAACGCATCCCTGAGACATTGATAGCCAGTCTTTCACCCAGCGCCCATCCACTCCTCCACAGAGACCCAGAACGCctgctctctttcttcttctccttttcgTTCCCTTTGATTTCCTGCACTCCTTTTTCCTCACAGTTGAGCTGGTTCTTCAGCTGTTTATCGTTGTCTTCATCGCTTTctttccctctgcctcctctttcGTCATCCTGTGGGTCACTGCTGTCCATTCCTCTGTGTGTCCCAGGCCAGGGAACTGTACAAACCACTCTCCTGAGAATTTGTAGAACAACTGGACTTAAAAGCAaaccctgtctgaaaccagagcgaTAGTTCCATCAGTCGATTTTGTTTTCAATTGAATAGCATTACAGATGGCATGAGAAGCAAATTGCTGTAAGAGAGATAGTATAGTAAAAATAGTCAACTTTCTCCAGGACAGATTTGATCAtatttacagacacacatttctcaaaaaGTTGCAAAACttccttttaaatgttaattaagcACAAAACTGAATGTACAATCACACTGTGGACTCATACAATTACAAACAGGCAATGTTAGCACCCAGCTAGCGAGATGAAAGCATTTACTCACTAAGTATAAAACAGCTGATGACAGAGACTAATGGCAGGATGAAAAATCACATTGTTCGTCTCCTGTGGCTCATCAGGTTGtatgtcttcctgtctgtcatcaTGTCCGTCTGTCATACACACAAAGTCCTTGTACAGCTTTCCACTTTCAGTCCTCTGGCAGCTAAACTCTCTGACCAGGTTGAACTCAAACTGTGCTTCCAGTTGTTTGCTAAGGGAACATCCACGATCTTATCCTGTCCCTTGCTGCCTCACGTTGTCCGTCTTGAAATTTTTTGGGAATGCTGTCCTGTTGAAATTCAATATCTGCTAGAGCCCTCCGACCCCTCCCCGTCCTTTCCCTCCATTTTAGCTATGAGGCAAGACAACCTTCAACCTTCCTATCAAATGTCACCTCTGCCAGGCACTGCATGGTGTTATCGCCTCTAACAAGCATGGTACTCTGACTGACAGAGGTCCCTCATTGCTGCTCATTAACTCAAAAGCATTTCATTAGAATATGcattacttaaaaataaattgtgccGTAGTTATAAtcttaaaaaatacacagtCAAGTTGGCAGTTCAATTCGTAGTGGCAAAATTAAACAGCAATGTGCATAGCATTTAGattgttttgattatttatgaTCAACGTACCATTTACCATTACCATCGAATCCACTAAAATGtctaatataaataaatataacaaacaatTTGCAACTTTACCCTCATTTGGATCCTTGGTACGTTCTGATCAACGTGTCGATCAGCAATTTTTGATGTAGATAGCATCGCAAGCTTGctgctaaaaacaaaaagttacTTTGACTGCGTTTTTTAGTTCATCTTGGAACTTCATTTGgtagtttcattaaaaaaaatatcatggCAAAAAACACCATGTACTTACTGTACTTTTTAAAGGATATGTGTTCGTACTAGAGAGCAACAGAGCCTTGTTGCTAGCTTGGGAGTGTTGACATTTGGAATTAGTACTCAtttgttctttgtgttttaattgttggaaagaaacacaatgtGTTATGGTAGTGACCATTTCCACATGTAACTATGACGTacaactgtgtgtttttctagAGGCTGCACAAGTATAGCTGTAATGTTAGCATTGGTAAAACTGTTTGGCCAATATATGTGCAGTAAATTATAATCCTAGCCTATTAATAAGTAGCTAAGGTATATTACAGTATGAAAGTATTAGTTGTATGATTGGAGCTGTTGTTGTTAAGGTTTACATTTGCCCCACAGTTACTTTTAAACATATTGTACTAGTTTATTGAAAATGATGTGAATATATCAATTTATAAATTGTGGAATAATTATAGTCGAAATATGGGGTTGTTTCATATTGCatggaataataataacagataatattttaataataatttaaggCTTGTGCTCGTATTAAGTTGATTtaagctaaaaacaataacacataataatcatgcatgttaaaaataaatcaaccaaCCAATTAGATTCACTGTTATTACTCATCCTCCTGAATCGTCCAAACAAAGACATAACGGTGTATTACCACCAGAGGGAGGTGATGTTTTGGCACAAAGGAGAAAAGACTGAAGGAGGCCTCTGCCGACATTTCCTCATTGCTCCCTTCAGTCACAGAAAAGATACACTGCTCTCTGCATTGCCACATTTCTCCCCCATTCGATGGCATCAAATGATATAACTCAGACTGCAGATCATGTATCTGACAACCTTTTGTATGAATGTGCTCATGAAGCAATAACCATGAGAATGTCTGCATGAACCGTGTTGACATAATAAATCAACACTATATGAATAACATGTAGTATGACATTCTTCTAGATTTTATAGAGGTGCAGAGAATGTGGGTTTGAACCACAGAGTGACACCCcatagaaatgttatttttagcGCAGTGCATCATAATCTTGGGTAAGGGAATACTGTGACAGAGAAGTAGGTGCTTCTGGTTCTGTAAAATGGCATTTAATTCTGTAGCTGTCATGCAACTCTGCAGAGAAACCATGAGACCCTGTGACTCCTGTGAGATGGCTGCACATACCAGCACAGATTTATCACCACGGAGAGCAGTATGAAGCAGATTATGGAGATCCATGAGTAGAAAATAGATGACTCATCAGATCACATTGCCTTATCTTACCATGAGGTCCTTACACCGGTTTATTATTCTGTTCTTTTATAAAGGACTAAGCCGTCTCGGAAACAGCAGTCATACGATTATTTGGTGATCACTCTCCACTCTGCAGGTTGCCTATTAATTGTTCGCTTTTCTTAAACTTTGATTTACCTAAACAACTCATTGCCACACCCTTTTTATTTGCAATGATTTATGGGTCTGTGGTATGTCAAAAAGAATTTGTGGGACCACTTTAACTTCTTACACTGCTACCTTGTATTTTAGTTGATGACTCTCCTACATGTACAGAATGTacctaatgtttttttaatgacttaGAAAAGATTACAGCtctaacattttaaattaagccCTGTGCAAACCTTCTAATACGCTTATTTTCACAAAGTCCTGCAATCTCTGTTATCATGTCCTAGAATAGATTACTCTTTTACATTAAGaagtattacatttcatttgattttgcCATGTTGATCTCCCCTTCCTAAGGGTTTTAGAAGTTACAGAAATGTGGAAGCAAGCCAGGAAACCTCAACTCAAATAACATAATCGTTCTCGAATATCATTATCATAATTATAGCTGACCTTAAAATGATAGATTACTTTGACTGGTTGCATCCAACAACACAATACCCCAAAACATCTAAGCACTAATTTAATGTGTCATCTTTCAGTTTCTTGaaagactttgttttttctttgtgtccACACTTCAAGCAAGATTAAATCAATCACTGCTTTGTGGCTTCCTGTTCCTGACAGGCTGATGAAAAGCGATAACTGTGACAGTCACTACAGAAGTCCGTATGCACAGGAGCACACATTTCATCAGTTAGGAATCTGACACGCCATTGatgttaatgttttcatttattttaagttcatTTCAATGATTTTTAAGCAATGTTAATGTCTTTGAAAAAGCATCCCATGACTGTTAATCAGTTGATCATTCAAGCTGCTATGGAGATTGGCTCACATTAGATCGCATTGACATTCATACATGTTAAGTCTCATTAGTAGAAATTAGTTCAATTATGACACTTTATtgatatgtttctattttttcttcaaaatataaaaagatagATCATGAACATTCCATTGAAATATACTTTATACAGTTTCTTGATGAGTTGTTCTTTGTGTcccaacatttcaaaaataaaatccgGCATAAGTCACATCCAGATACTCCAGTGACCACCTCTTCTCCCCATTCACTCTCCTACTTAGACCGCAGTACAATGGACTAGTACCTAAGTCTGTTTTATACAATTTGATGGCATGTAAAATGAACATACATCTTTTATCTTTGGAATGCTTACGTGAATGCATGATGCTAGCTTGTAATATTAGATGTATGCATGTCTGTATGACTTTTGTGGTGTTCGTCGCATTATTCCTaattaaaattataaatatattacaaaaatcTATTTAGTATGATAACATCCCTTTTAAAACAACTCTGGTCTTATcactttgtaaaataatttttttttttcgatTATTGTGATTGCTAAGTCACTTTATGGACAGCCATAAAGCCACTACACATGTGGTTGCAATCATCTGAACTGATGACAGAACATCTGTGTCTCAGGGAGCATACAGTAAGTGTCGATCAGTGGCATTCGTGGTGCAGATTGCATACAGTGtcctcaatttaaaaaaacaaaaaacatattcaacagAAAACAGGCACATATAAAATAATGTCAACGGATTTCGTAGAGGATGTGTCAACCAAAGACCACATAACACCTTCCAAACACCTGGAGAGGACATGTCATTATATCGTCACAACACAAAGTAGTCGTTAAGTTTACAGTGGCACCTACTTACCATGTAAAGCATGTTTGATCTTTTGGTTTATGTTAGTGTTTACACAGGAAATCTTGAACATTGATCGCAGaaactttagaaaataaaacagacttaGCACTCTCAACATTGTAACTCATTCTGTTCAACATGACTAAATCAAACGGCAGTATTATGcaatagaaaaaggaaagacatcttTTTCAGCCTGGCATTGGCAGAGCAGTCACAATGAAGAGAATGAAGAAACATGGCGAAAGTAACAGCGAAacacaaggaaaacaaaaaagactcGGCCATGAAAACACATGTGGGTGGAGCACAAAGTTTTTGCAAGTGTGCACACCAATGCTAGAAGTTTACCTCTGAAATATTATAAACATCTTCGTGACCATCGAAGCCGTAGTTGCTGGGAGGGAACTTTAAAAAGGTAAGGGACCAAAACAAAATCCCACGGACCGTATTTGCAAATAAACAGAAGCTCCTGTAAAACCTTGAACTCTCTATGAAGTCTACATCACACGATATCCTGGTGAGCCTCCAACTCTAATGTACTGGGAATGGATTGAGGACCATTCAGCTGCCTGAGCTGAGCCCCGGACCAGCAGGGCCTGAAACTCACTTCAATACCAAACCAACGAtgagatgctttttttttgtttttttacatcaatCTCCTCTCTGTGGACACTGGTATCTCTCATCCTCTATTTATCGCAACACTTaaagtacttcactgacatcAGTTTGGAAGCTCTGGGTCTCTTTGATTGGTGCTCACGTAACTGTGTTGTGTGCTGTAACGAGCTGCCGACTAGCCAGCTGGATGACGCTTACTCCGCGGGTAATGACGAATGCAAAGACCTGaccatctaaaaaaaaaaacaacgacgAGCTACCTCTACACACTCATGCTGACACTGTGAGTGCGAGTAGTTTTCAGTTGCCTCTCGAAGGAAGACGTTTCTGCTCTACGACACGGCACAGTGTTCATAGTTATCAGGACTGGATTCAGGACAAACAATGACAGGAGGCTAAGGGGTTTATGTCAAGACTCTGTTCCCCCCTTGAGAGATAATCAAGTCATAATGCATGCGTTTTTTTACACATCACGGTGAGGTGTTCACATTATCGTTGTCTATATACTAGAATTTATTATGTTAGAAAGAAAACACCTACATCCACACACACCACCGACACACCTGAGTCctttaaaccacacacaaactttGGAATGGCAGTTGGTTCCATGCAAACCTGAAATCTCTCTTGATTGTTCGCCAGTATAGCATCTTTTATAGTCTGTTATTGGTCTTTATTGGATAACCTGCACttgtattccctttttttttttacttaggGCTAGTGGAACAGAACTGCCTATCCCAGAAAAATCCTGCCATGGGCCTTTACGAATCTCTTTAACACTGAGGCGTTGAAGATACTCTCGAGGTTCTCCGTTTGCCCTGCTACAATCATGTGACAACTCTTGTATTATTgccaaagaaaaaaagcaaactaTGAGTACTAATAAAGCAGCCAAAGTTGCGGTATGGGGAAGCGGTTGTTTtacaactgctgctgctgttgctgctgctgctacggTAGTTGTGCAAATGATTCAAGGAGGAACACATAGACTAACAACAAACAACCTGTGCGCAAATGCTGTACTGTAGTTTGGCAAGGTCTGCAATGATCACTGTTGAGTGAATGGTCTAGAAAATATACTGCTCGATGCATAACAAAGTAAAACTATAGTTAAAAACACTGGAATGGGGAATGTAGGGCAGTAGTAGCAGAGAGATTTCATCAAACAAAACATAGTTCAGGGTGTACTTtgcaaacatacatttttcaatattcacattttttttacttttcaaaacaaaatatagcTCTTCTCTTTCATTataatcttttttaaaacattaattgcatataa carries:
- the fgf21 gene encoding fibroblast growth factor 21, whose protein sequence is MFCFQHKYFSCLSSFLLIVQLHFSLSFYLTDSNPILSFDNQVREVHLYTDNHRRGMYLQMTPDGRVSGSDAQTLHSVLELKSVKTGEVVIKGQSSSLFLCMDIGGHLRGQGLYSEDDCSFRELLLADGYTRLISSHHGFPVSLAPRHSPDRRTVFTRFLPLRNTLARESVPEQTPDNERNFNVDSEDLFGMGLNAMVSPQFSLDR
- the LOC134870733 gene encoding potassium voltage-gated channel subfamily A member 7-like, encoding MDSSDPQDDERGGRGKESDEDNDKQLKNQLNCEEKGVQEIKGNEKEKKKESRRSGSLWRSGWALGERLAINVSGMRYETQLRTLAQFPDTLLGDPRRRSRYFDPLRNELFLDRNRACFDAILYFYQSGGRLRRPANIPLDIFMDELMFYELGDDIMNRFKEDEGFPKDEATPLPTNEIQKRLWMLFEHPESSSGARIIAIISVMVIVVSILIFCLETLPDFRNEKESREEYFYRYHSQAKNVSEHMPLPQSVFQDPFFLVETICICWFSFELLMRFTCSPSKMHFFKDVMNIIDFSAILPYFVTLGTELAKDNEASPATSLAIIRVIRLVRVFRIFKLSRHSKGLQILGQTLRASMRELGLLIFFLFIGVIIFSSAIYFAEADHNNTDFISIPHAFWWAVVTMTTVGYGDMYPTTVWGKLVGSMCAIAGVLTISLPVPVIVSNFSYFYHRETECVDQSEYTHINSNLWDDEGPEGEETDDGDGDPEGDYYAIEGICNPLNGTLLAGLCAGQTTEFSGGNTYLREPLVTQV